TGCTTTAGTCTCGGCGTAGTCCACCAGACCGCGGAAGGAAAAATCGACGACGTTGTCTCCGGCGAGCACCAGCAGATCCTCATTCAATTGCAGGGTCTCGATAACATGGAGGAGGTCGCGGACCGCGCCGAAGCGGTTCTCGTTTGAGGTGGTGCCATCGTTGACCAGGACGAGCTCTTTCGCATAGCGGCTCCGCCTTTTCCACTGCTCAAAGTGGGGGAAGAAGGTGGCGTTGGTAACGACGATATGGCGGCGGACGGCCGGGATGGCCTCGAGGTCTTCCAGGAGGCGGTCGAGGATGGCGCGGCCGCCGACCGGCAGCAATGGTTTGGGGAAGTTTCGGGTCAGCGGGTAGAGGCGCGTCGCATAGCCCGCCGCGAGGATCAGGCCATTCATCGCACCTCCTCTCTTCTCCCAACCTTCTCGCGCCCACCCGGCGCCGTGCGCGCCGGCTGCCCGCTGCTGTGGCTCATGCCGGCGCCCCGACGTGGCCGGCCCCGTCGGCGGTCTTGCAGACATGGGCTGAGTACTCTCCCTCCAGCCGCGGGAACTTGTCCAGGTAGCGAGCGCCGACCGAGCGCATGATCTCTTCGCGCCGGGCCGGATCCGCGATCGCCACGCAGCACCCCTTGAAGCCGGCGCCGCTGAAGCGGCCGCCGTAGATGCCCGGCGTATCGCGCATGATCTCGTAGAGGGCGATCATCTCCGGGCAGCCCGATTCCCACTGCTGGATCGAACTCAGCCCCGAGGCGAACATCACCTGGCCGAAGTGGACGATATCGCCGGCCTGATAGGCCGCCACGGCCTCGTCGACGCGGGCGAACTCGGACATGTAATGCGAAGCGCGCCGGGCCAGCGGCGCCGGCAGCTTGTCCTTCCACTTCTCAAAGATGGCCTGATCGACATCCCGCAGGCGCGTTTCCGCAAGCAGGCCATAGGGCAGCCCCTCGTACGCGAGGAGATCAAAGGCCGCCACCTTGCACTCGTCCGTGCGGGTGTTGTAGCCGGTCTGCATGAGGGTTCTGGTTAAGCCACTGAAAAAAATAAGAATATCGAATGGCGGCATTTGCGGACCGGGCGGGATCAGACGGTAGGATTCATCCTTGGTGTCGAGGTAGAGCAGGTGATCCTTGCGGCAAAGCACCTCGCAGCTTTGATCGAGTTTGCCGAGGTTGAGGCCGATGTACTCGCGCTCCGCCTCGAAAGCCAGCTGGATGAGCTCGAGTTCACCGACATCGATTCCGTTGACGTCGGCGAGGGCCATGATATAGCAGAGCAGCACCGCGGCTGAGGAAGAGAGGCCGCCCACCGGCAGAGAACCTGAGATGAGCCCCTGAATGCCCACCTTCAACTTGTGCTGTTTGGAAAGGGCGTAGATGGCCGCCTGGACGTAGCGGCCCCAATGGCTGTATTTGTGGGGAACATTCTCGAGGGGAAAGAGCACCTGCTCCTCAAAATTGCGGCTGAAAAGGTTGATGACAGCCGTTTCGGTCGGCACATAGAGGAGATCGACGCCGTGGTCGAGCGCAAAACCGGTGACATGACCATGCTGATGGTCGATATGGGCCCCAACCGGGCAGACCCGATAGGGGCTGTAGACGTGCCGGATCTCCGATTTGCGTGTCCCCGGAAAGAGAGAGTGGAAGTGTTTGAGCATGATCCGTTCGCTTTGGCTATGAGAGTTGGACATAGGAATTTTGCCCCCTGGGCAGAGTCTGGCCTCTTACAGTTTAGGCAATATTCCGCTGCAATTCAAGGGAAAAAATCGCCACGGCGGAGCCGGGTGGGAACGAGGGGGGAGAAGCCGCGGGCGCGAGCGGGATCGGAGCTGAGAGCCGCGGTGGTTTTTGCTTGACATAATGACCGTGATCCAGTATATTGCAATCTTTAAAGCAAATCCTCATCCGGAACGGGGCTGTATGAAAATTCTGAAATTCGGCGGCAGCTCGCTGGCCGACGGTCCGCGCATCGCGGCGGCTACCGCCATTATCGCGGACGCCGCCGCGGCAGACTCCATCGCCGTCGTCTTCTCGGCCATGCAGGGGGTGACCGACCGGCTCATCGCCGCTGCGCGCCAGGCGGTCAAGGGCGCCGAAGGGGGGCGCAGCGCCCTCGAGGAGATCCGCGCCCGCCACCTCGCCGCCGTGCGCCACCTCTTCGCCGCCCCCGGCCAGTCGGCGGTGATCGCCCCCCTGAGCTTCCTGCTCAATGAACTCGAGGAGATACTCCACGGCATCGAGCTGATCCGCGAATGCTCGCCGCGCACCCTCGATCTGGTGATGAGCTTCGGCGAGCGCCTCTCCTGCACCCTCGCCGCAGCCCATCTGCGAAGCCGCGGGCTCGACCCCCTGCTCCTCGACGCCCGCGAGCTGATCCGCACCGATGCCGCTTTCGGCGCGGCGGGCGTCGATTTCCCGGAGACCTACACCCGCATCCGAAGCCGCCTGCAGGGCCTCCGGGGCGTCGCCGTCCTTCCCGGCTTTATCGCCGCCACCGCCGACGGTGTCACCACCACCCTCGGCCGCAACGGCTCGGACTATACCGCCTCGCTCGTCGCCGCCGGGGCCGGCGCGGCGGTGATCGAGATCTGGACCGACGTCGACGGCGTCCTCTCCGCCGATCCGCGTCTTGTCCCCGACGCCTACGTCATCCCCGAAATCAGCTACGAGGAGGCGATGGAACTCTCCTATTTCGGCGCCAGAGTGCTGCATCCCTACACCATGCTGCCGGCCGTGGAGAAGGGCATTCCCATCCGCATCCGGAACAGCCTCAATCCGGCGGCGCCGGGCACCTTGATCGGAGCGCCGCACCACCTCGAGGGCCGCAGCAACGGCCGGGATGGGGAGAACGGCCACCCCATCACCGGCATCGCCTCCATCGAGGACATCTCGCTGGTCAACATCGAGGGCGGCGGCATGATCGGCATCCCCGGCATCGCTGCCCGGGTCTTTTCGGCTCTCGCCCGCGAGCGCATCAACATCATCATGATCTCCCAGGCCTCCTCCGAGCATACCATCACGCTGGTACTGCGCAGCGGTGAGGCCGCCCGCGCCCTCGCCGCCCTCGAGACCGAACTGGCGATGGAACTCTCCAGCCGCCGCATCCAGGCCCTCGAGCGCATCGACGAACTCCTCATCATCTCGGTGATCGGCGAAAAGATGCGCGGCAAGCCCGGGCTTGCCGGCCGTCTCTTCACCGCACTCGGCGAAGCGGGCGTCAACATCCTCGCTATCGCCCAGGGCTCGGCCGAGCGCAACATCTCCATCGTCATCGAGGAAAAGAACCACGCCCTGGCCCTGCGCGCCATCCATGCCGCTTTCCTCGCCGCGCCGGTAACAGCGGCCGGCCGCCCGGCGGCGGAGCCACCCGCCGGCAGGAGAGAGGCCTGATGGAACAGATCCGCGTCTTCGCGCCGGCCACCGTGGCCAACGTCGCCTCCGGATTTGACGTCCTTGGTTTCGCCCTCGAACAGCCCGGCGACGTGGTCACCTTGACCCGCACACGCCTGCCCGGCGTGCGCGTCACCGCCATTCACGGCGACCAGGGACGTCTCCCCTTCGATTCCGGCAAGAACACGGCGGCGGTCGCGGCCGGAGCCCTGCTCGCGGCGATCGGCGATCCCTTCGGCCTCGAACTGGTTGTGGAGAAGCGCATGCCGCTGGCCTCGGGACTCGGCAGCTCGGCCGCCAGCGCCGTCGCCGCGGTGACCGGCGCCAACCTCCTCGCCGGCAGCCCCCTCGGCAAAGAGCAGCTGTTACCCTTCACCCTGCTCTCCGAAAAGGCCGCCTGCGGATCGGCCCATGCCGACAATGTCGCGCCGGCGCTGCTGGGCGGATTCGTCCTAGTGCGCAGCACCGAACCCCTTGATATCATCCAGCTGCCGGTGCCGCCGGGGCTGGCCTGCGCCGTCGTCCATCCCCACACCGAGGTGCGCACCGAGGATGCCCGCCGCATCCTGCGCAAGGAGATCCAGCTCGCTGTGGCCATCCGCCAGTGGGGCAATCTCGCCGCCCTGGTTGCCGCGCTCTACCGCGGCGATCTCGAACTGCTCGGCCGTTCCCTTCAGGATGTAGTCGCCGAGCCGGTGCGCTCGGTGCTCATCCCCGGCTTCGACGCGGTCAAGGCGGCCGCGCTCGCCGCCGGCGCCCTGGGCTGTTCGATCTCGGGGTCGGGCCCCTCGGTCTTTGCGCTCTGCGCCGATCTGGCGGCTTGTGCTTCGGCCGGCGCCGCCATGACCGCCGCTTTCCGGCAGGCCGGCCTGGCCTCCGATCTCTATATCTCGAAGGTTAACACCGCGGGGCCGAAGCTCCTGGAGATCCCGGGAAACGGGGGCGCGGCATGAAATTCGCCAGCCGCCTGCATCCGCACGATCCGGTCAGCTTCCGGGAGGCCCTTTTTTCAGGTCTCGCCCCCGACGGCGGACTTTACCTTCCCGTCGATCATCCCGATCTCTCCACCCTCATCGCCGGATTGGACGAGAGTGTCACTTTTGGCGATCTGGCCGCCGCGGTCAGCGCGGCCCTGTTCGCCCCGGAGATCGATGCGGCGG
This window of the bacterium genome carries:
- a CDS encoding nucleotidyltransferase family protein encodes the protein MNGLILAAGYATRLYPLTRNFPKPLLPVGGRAILDRLLEDLEAIPAVRRHIVVTNATFFPHFEQWKRRSRYAKELVLVNDGTTSNENRFGAVRDLLHVIETLQLNEDLLVLAGDNVVDFSFRGLVDYAETKATSCITCHHEPSRAALQKTGVLIADADFRVEAIQEKPQHPASHWAVPPFYLYRASDLGLIRNALAEGCGSDAPGNLAAWLCRRTPMHAWVLPGRRYDIGDLDSYEAVNKLFSA
- a CDS encoding galactokinase family protein codes for the protein MSNSHSQSERIMLKHFHSLFPGTRKSEIRHVYSPYRVCPVGAHIDHQHGHVTGFALDHGVDLLYVPTETAVINLFSRNFEEQVLFPLENVPHKYSHWGRYVQAAIYALSKQHKLKVGIQGLISGSLPVGGLSSSAAVLLCYIMALADVNGIDVGELELIQLAFEAEREYIGLNLGKLDQSCEVLCRKDHLLYLDTKDESYRLIPPGPQMPPFDILIFFSGLTRTLMQTGYNTRTDECKVAAFDLLAYEGLPYGLLAETRLRDVDQAIFEKWKDKLPAPLARRASHYMSEFARVDEAVAAYQAGDIVHFGQVMFASGLSSIQQWESGCPEMIALYEIMRDTPGIYGGRFSGAGFKGCCVAIADPARREEIMRSVGARYLDKFPRLEGEYSAHVCKTADGAGHVGAPA
- a CDS encoding aspartate kinase, which gives rise to MKILKFGGSSLADGPRIAAATAIIADAAAADSIAVVFSAMQGVTDRLIAAARQAVKGAEGGRSALEEIRARHLAAVRHLFAAPGQSAVIAPLSFLLNELEEILHGIELIRECSPRTLDLVMSFGERLSCTLAAAHLRSRGLDPLLLDARELIRTDAAFGAAGVDFPETYTRIRSRLQGLRGVAVLPGFIAATADGVTTTLGRNGSDYTASLVAAGAGAAVIEIWTDVDGVLSADPRLVPDAYVIPEISYEEAMELSYFGARVLHPYTMLPAVEKGIPIRIRNSLNPAAPGTLIGAPHHLEGRSNGRDGENGHPITGIASIEDISLVNIEGGGMIGIPGIAARVFSALARERINIIMISQASSEHTITLVLRSGEAARALAALETELAMELSSRRIQALERIDELLIISVIGEKMRGKPGLAGRLFTALGEAGVNILAIAQGSAERNISIVIEEKNHALALRAIHAAFLAAPVTAAGRPAAEPPAGRREA
- a CDS encoding homoserine kinase; its protein translation is MEQIRVFAPATVANVASGFDVLGFALEQPGDVVTLTRTRLPGVRVTAIHGDQGRLPFDSGKNTAAVAAGALLAAIGDPFGLELVVEKRMPLASGLGSSAASAVAAVTGANLLAGSPLGKEQLLPFTLLSEKAACGSAHADNVAPALLGGFVLVRSTEPLDIIQLPVPPGLACAVVHPHTEVRTEDARRILRKEIQLAVAIRQWGNLAALVAALYRGDLELLGRSLQDVVAEPVRSVLIPGFDAVKAAALAAGALGCSISGSGPSVFALCADLAACASAGAAMTAAFRQAGLASDLYISKVNTAGPKLLEIPGNGGAA